The proteins below are encoded in one region of Aequorivita iocasae:
- a CDS encoding DUF1572 domain-containing protein — MESYLSSVVKQFKYYKMLGEKAMDQLQEEQLFWQYNEESNSIAILVNHITGNMLSRFTDFLTTDGEKPWRNRDAEFLNPFNSKEELINKWNKGWSCLLSTLEDLTEADLEGVVYIRNDGHTVTEAINRQLAHYPYHIGQMVFIAKMLKNEDWQTLSIARNKSGDYNYRKFAQERDIRHFTDDL, encoded by the coding sequence ATGGAAAGTTATTTAAGTAGTGTAGTAAAACAATTCAAGTATTACAAAATGCTTGGAGAGAAAGCAATGGATCAATTGCAGGAAGAACAATTATTCTGGCAATATAACGAAGAAAGTAATAGTATTGCCATTCTGGTAAACCATATTACTGGAAATATGTTGTCAAGATTTACTGATTTTCTGACAACTGACGGAGAAAAACCGTGGAGAAACCGTGATGCAGAATTTTTGAATCCATTCAACAGTAAAGAAGAATTGATAAACAAATGGAACAAAGGTTGGTCCTGTCTTTTAAGCACATTGGAAGATCTAACGGAGGCGGATTTGGAAGGTGTAGTATACATTCGAAATGATGGACATACCGTTACCGAGGCCATTAACAGACAGTTGGCCCATTATCCTTACCACATAGGGCAAATGGTTTTCATTGCCAAAATGTTGAAAAATGAAGATTGGCAAACCTTATCCATAGCCCGAAATAAATCTGGAGATTACAATTATCGTAAGTTTGCGCAGGAGAGGGACATTCGTCACTTTACAGATGATTTATAA
- a CDS encoding YfiT family bacillithiol transferase, with amino-acid sequence MREHNLKYPIGHFVKPVLISRAELVNWIEIIETFPEVLQSEIETLADNLLDTPYREGGWTVRQVVHHCADSHINAFIRFKLALTEDNPVIKPYNEALWAEISDSKSLPVEFSLSILKGLHYRWYFILKNTDDDMFKRKYTHPEHGTEFTLEEAIGMYAWHCSHHLAHIKLVKHQSERP; translated from the coding sequence ATGAGAGAGCATAATTTAAAATATCCGATTGGGCATTTTGTAAAGCCAGTGTTAATTTCCCGAGCGGAATTGGTAAACTGGATAGAAATTATTGAAACATTTCCTGAAGTATTACAAAGTGAAATTGAAACGTTAGCTGATAATCTTCTTGACACGCCCTATAGGGAAGGAGGTTGGACGGTAAGACAAGTAGTTCATCATTGTGCCGATAGTCATATAAATGCATTTATCCGTTTCAAACTTGCCTTAACAGAGGATAATCCCGTTATCAAACCATATAATGAAGCTTTATGGGCCGAAATTAGCGATAGTAAATCCTTACCAGTTGAATTTTCTTTATCCATTTTAAAAGGGTTGCATTATAGATGGTATTTTATTTTGAAAAATACGGATGATGACATGTTTAAAAGGAAATATACCCATCCCGAACACGGAACAGAATTTACTTTGGAAGAAGCTATTGGAATGTACGCTTGGCATTGTAGCCATCATTTGGCGCATATTAAATTAGTAAAACACCAAAGCGAAAGGCCATGA
- a CDS encoding SDR family oxidoreductase — translation MKTILITGASRGIGAATARLAAERGFSVAVNYNKRKEEAEKVVEAIKQKGGHAKAFQADVSKEGDVLRLFEEVDTEFGSLTTLVNNAGILEKQYLLENITSQRWQRIFEANTLSVFLCCREAIKRISPKYGGSGGTIVNVSSIASRTGAPFEYIDYAASKGAVDSLTIGLSRELADENIRVNAVRPAFIHTDIHASGGEPNRIERIKEAIPLKRGGLSSEVAEAILWLATEQSSYSTGIFIDVSGGR, via the coding sequence ATGAAAACCATATTGATAACAGGAGCCAGTAGAGGCATTGGGGCAGCTACAGCACGGCTTGCCGCTGAAAGAGGATTTTCGGTAGCAGTGAATTATAACAAAAGGAAAGAGGAGGCGGAAAAAGTTGTAGAGGCTATCAAACAAAAAGGAGGTCATGCAAAAGCTTTTCAGGCAGATGTTTCCAAGGAAGGAGATGTTTTACGGTTGTTTGAAGAAGTCGATACTGAATTTGGCAGTTTAACAACATTAGTGAATAATGCCGGAATACTTGAAAAACAATACCTATTGGAAAATATAACATCGCAAAGATGGCAACGAATATTTGAGGCAAATACATTGAGTGTATTTTTGTGTTGTAGGGAAGCCATCAAACGCATATCGCCAAAATACGGTGGGAGTGGGGGAACAATTGTAAATGTTTCATCGATAGCATCGAGGACCGGAGCCCCCTTCGAGTATATTGATTATGCCGCCTCAAAAGGGGCTGTTGATTCGCTGACCATTGGATTGTCAAGGGAATTGGCGGACGAAAATATACGTGTAAATGCCGTTCGTCCTGCATTCATTCATACTGACATTCACGCTTCTGGAGGCGAGCCAAACAGGATTGAACGGATAAAGGAAGCCATTCCGTTGAAAAGAGGAGGATTGTCAAGCGAAGTGGCAGAAGCTATTTTGTGGCTGGCAACAGAACAATCGTCTTATTCCACAGGAATATTTATTGATGTTTCTGGAGGCCGTTAA
- a CDS encoding DUF5916 domain-containing protein yields the protein MSKRKISIVYWYFWTFLITLTVRGQIPQIDSLKKSYNATKIEREPEIDGVLNDSIWKKIPVGENFAMLAPRNGDSERDTHSTKFKIAYTDEAIYMAAYMYDPLGNSIRKEYTQRDNVPQTDYIVLDINTYNDGENQTRFVVTTAGGMADARMKANNQDYEYNVIWDAAVSIDNQGWYAEIKIPFASLRFPKANEQIWSIQLGRVISSLNETYMWSPVDKSVGIIPHYNGLLRNIRNINPPFRLGFYPFISGGTDYYKNTFNGFFNAGMDIKYGITDAFTLDLTLIPDFGQTAYDNIELNLGPFEQTFGEKRAFFTEGTELFNKGNLFYSRRIGAAPLEFNTAIEETDRSEKLLENPEETTLLNAFKISGRSSSGLGLGFFNAITAVAKARYQNFETGQIRERITSPLTNYNILVLDQQFKNKSSISLINTNVLRDGYFKDANVSAGLFDLYTKGSAFNIAGEAKFSNLHTTSGNQLGFASQLSIQRSKGKFRYGLAHEFADRKFDINDLGVNFTNNYNNFFWNTSYQIFEPQGRLNQYKIEFYGNHQRRYRPSSFVRTGFGTKFSAVTTQRFSFGGFLDFNTKYRDFFEARTIDRFVQYNENFIGDVWISTDNRKRFVLDSRFLISQFINSDFKKFTFTTNPTFRFTDQISVQYAFKFEKEMNRKTYAAHFNEHIIFGNRDRISLENSFQAIYNFSIAQAVSLSFRNFWTVAQFAENQFSSLKMNGSLTPYDYKVNEENNPNARFNIWNLDLHYNWRFAPASELSILYRNAVSILDTQKDSSFLNSTEYLFNQAFKHTVSVRLVYFLDYNKLKSI from the coding sequence ATGAGCAAACGAAAAATTAGTATTGTCTACTGGTATTTTTGGACATTCCTTATTACCCTAACTGTTCGGGGCCAGATTCCGCAAATAGATAGCTTGAAAAAAAGTTACAATGCTACCAAAATTGAAAGAGAACCTGAAATAGATGGAGTTCTGAATGACTCAATTTGGAAGAAAATTCCCGTTGGCGAAAACTTCGCTATGCTCGCACCAAGAAATGGTGATTCCGAAAGAGATACCCATAGCACTAAATTTAAAATTGCATATACCGATGAGGCCATTTATATGGCGGCATATATGTATGATCCCTTGGGAAATTCCATTCGAAAGGAATATACCCAGCGAGATAATGTACCTCAGACTGATTATATTGTTTTGGACATTAATACCTATAACGACGGTGAGAACCAGACCAGATTTGTAGTTACCACAGCCGGAGGGATGGCAGATGCACGAATGAAAGCCAATAATCAAGATTATGAATATAATGTTATTTGGGATGCTGCTGTCAGTATTGATAACCAAGGATGGTATGCCGAAATCAAAATACCTTTTGCTTCGCTTCGATTCCCAAAAGCAAACGAGCAAATCTGGAGTATTCAGTTGGGACGTGTAATTTCTTCCCTCAATGAAACCTATATGTGGAGCCCCGTAGATAAATCCGTTGGCATTATTCCTCATTATAATGGGTTGCTTAGAAATATCAGAAACATAAATCCCCCATTTCGCTTGGGCTTTTATCCTTTTATTTCTGGAGGTACAGATTATTATAAAAATACCTTTAACGGATTTTTCAATGCAGGAATGGATATAAAGTACGGCATTACAGATGCATTTACGCTAGACCTAACCTTAATACCCGATTTCGGACAAACGGCTTACGATAATATTGAATTAAATCTTGGTCCCTTTGAACAAACTTTCGGAGAAAAAAGAGCCTTCTTTACCGAAGGCACTGAACTCTTCAACAAAGGAAATCTGTTTTATTCACGTAGAATAGGCGCTGCTCCCCTCGAATTTAATACCGCCATTGAGGAAACGGACAGAAGCGAAAAGCTACTCGAAAATCCAGAAGAAACCACACTACTAAATGCATTTAAAATATCGGGTCGCTCCAGTTCAGGCTTAGGCTTAGGTTTTTTCAATGCGATTACGGCTGTAGCGAAAGCAAGATACCAAAATTTTGAAACCGGCCAAATTCGGGAAAGGATAACCAGCCCACTCACTAATTATAACATTCTTGTTTTGGACCAACAGTTCAAAAATAAATCCTCCATTTCTTTAATCAATACAAATGTATTGCGCGATGGATATTTTAAGGATGCCAATGTTAGTGCGGGTCTTTTCGATCTCTACACAAAGGGTAGCGCCTTCAATATTGCAGGAGAGGCAAAATTCAGTAATTTGCATACGACTTCAGGAAATCAATTGGGCTTCGCCTCTCAACTCTCAATCCAGAGAAGCAAAGGTAAATTTCGATATGGCCTAGCGCATGAATTTGCCGACAGAAAGTTCGACATTAATGATTTAGGGGTAAACTTCACAAATAATTATAACAACTTCTTTTGGAATACTTCCTATCAAATTTTTGAGCCCCAGGGAAGGCTCAACCAATATAAGATTGAATTCTATGGCAATCATCAAAGAAGGTACCGGCCCAGTTCCTTTGTGCGCACAGGCTTTGGCACCAAATTTAGTGCGGTAACCACACAACGCTTTTCCTTTGGAGGTTTTTTGGATTTTAATACGAAATATCGCGATTTCTTCGAGGCTCGAACCATCGATCGTTTTGTTCAGTATAACGAAAATTTTATAGGCGATGTGTGGATTTCTACCGACAACAGAAAGCGTTTTGTCTTAGATTCCCGTTTTTTGATAAGTCAATTTATAAACTCAGACTTTAAAAAATTTACATTCACAACCAATCCCACCTTCCGGTTTACAGATCAAATTTCTGTGCAATATGCCTTTAAATTTGAAAAGGAAATGAACCGAAAGACTTATGCAGCACATTTCAACGAACATATAATATTTGGAAATCGGGATAGAATAAGCTTGGAAAACTCCTTTCAAGCAATTTACAATTTTTCCATAGCGCAGGCAGTTTCCCTAAGCTTTAGAAATTTTTGGACAGTAGCACAGTTTGCGGAAAACCAATTCAGCAGCTTAAAAATGAATGGCTCTTTAACGCCATATGATTATAAAGTTAACGAAGAAAATAACCCCAATGCCCGCTTTAACATTTGGAACTTGGACTTACACTATAATTGGCGCTTTGCCCCTGCCAGTGAGTTAAGTATTCTCTATCGAAACGCAGTCTCTATCTTGGACACCCAAAAAGATAGCTCCTTCTTAAACAGCACAGAATATCTATTTAATCAAGCCTTTAAACATACTGTTTCTGTTCGGTTAGTTTACTTCTTGGATTATAACAAATTGAAAAGTATTTAA
- a CDS encoding M61 family metallopeptidase, with translation MKTKLYILITIIAFLGCKGHQIKTDKFSGISATLNLVELTNDKVKVTLTFPKIHKKNTIFCIPKTVPGTYSTNNYGQFIENFKATDKDGEAIAVKQLDQNRWEISAVSQLAQVNYEVNDTYDIEKEGGVFSPAGTNIETGRNFMLNLYAFVGYIEGMENVPYQLEIKRPATFYPTTALPFISEKNDFASSNDLFKIDRYFELTDNPIMYAAPDTLSFRTGNMEIILGLYSATGKYKAQDIKPALVKTMTAQKNFLGNIDNTNKYAILLYLSDPSKLDARGSGALEHNNSTVVVFSEDVKLETLEQSIVDVVSHEFFHILTPLNVHSEEIHYFDFNNPKMSKHLWMYEGVTEYFAQLFQVNQGLCDETEFYERMADKINTSKQFDDTVPFTVMSEYILTETHKNSFYNVYQKGALIAMCLDIQLRELSNGERGILDLMQELSKKYGKDRPFDDNKIVKEIGKLTHPDIEKFFNTYVYGETPIPYAEFLEKVGLTAREKSIKTDYLFKEKVPYVDIDTDNGTIYFRKRIKFNSFLEQMGVKSGDILVGINETPITITNFREPIVATRQWKPGMDVTFLIKRDEKEIVLKGKTNTPSVSEWEIVKSEATENGKVAQLRKSWLKG, from the coding sequence ATGAAAACGAAACTATATATATTAATCACGATTATAGCTTTTCTAGGTTGTAAAGGACACCAAATTAAAACTGATAAATTTTCAGGTATTTCTGCAACTCTTAACTTAGTGGAACTGACCAATGATAAAGTAAAGGTCACTCTAACATTTCCAAAAATCCATAAAAAAAACACCATTTTTTGTATTCCTAAAACCGTACCTGGCACCTATTCTACAAATAACTATGGCCAATTCATTGAAAATTTTAAAGCTACAGACAAAGATGGTGAGGCAATTGCCGTGAAACAGTTGGATCAAAATCGCTGGGAAATTTCCGCTGTAAGTCAATTGGCACAAGTAAATTATGAGGTAAACGATACTTATGATATTGAAAAAGAAGGTGGTGTTTTTTCCCCTGCTGGTACCAATATTGAAACCGGTAGAAATTTCATGCTTAACCTATACGCCTTTGTAGGATATATAGAAGGTATGGAAAATGTTCCTTATCAGTTGGAAATAAAAAGACCAGCTACCTTCTATCCTACTACTGCCCTTCCCTTTATTTCTGAAAAAAATGATTTTGCTTCTTCTAACGACCTATTTAAAATAGATCGCTATTTTGAATTGACTGACAACCCAATAATGTATGCCGCTCCCGATACCCTTTCCTTCCGTACCGGAAATATGGAAATCATTCTCGGGCTCTATTCGGCCACTGGAAAATACAAAGCACAAGATATTAAGCCCGCCCTGGTTAAGACCATGACCGCGCAAAAGAATTTTTTGGGCAACATAGATAATACCAATAAATACGCAATTTTGCTATATCTGTCAGATCCCTCAAAATTAGATGCCCGTGGTTCAGGAGCGCTAGAGCACAACAACTCTACTGTAGTGGTTTTTTCTGAAGACGTTAAGTTAGAAACACTGGAGCAATCCATCGTTGATGTGGTATCCCATGAGTTTTTCCATATCCTAACTCCATTAAACGTACATTCTGAAGAGATCCACTATTTTGATTTTAACAACCCAAAAATGTCAAAACACTTGTGGATGTATGAAGGAGTTACAGAATATTTCGCCCAACTCTTTCAAGTAAATCAAGGTTTGTGTGATGAAACTGAGTTTTATGAGCGAATGGCCGATAAGATTAATACTTCAAAACAATTTGACGACACAGTGCCATTTACCGTAATGAGTGAGTATATACTTACCGAGACCCATAAAAATAGTTTTTACAATGTCTATCAAAAAGGAGCCCTTATAGCTATGTGTTTGGATATACAACTTCGGGAATTGAGCAACGGCGAACGAGGTATTCTAGATTTAATGCAAGAATTAAGCAAAAAATATGGTAAAGATAGACCCTTTGATGACAACAAGATCGTAAAGGAAATAGGTAAGCTGACACACCCTGATATCGAAAAGTTTTTTAATACATATGTATATGGAGAAACCCCTATTCCATATGCAGAATTTCTTGAAAAAGTCGGTTTGACCGCCCGAGAAAAATCCATCAAAACAGACTATCTCTTTAAAGAGAAAGTGCCCTATGTGGATATAGATACTGATAATGGAACTATTTACTTCCGCAAGAGAATTAAGTTCAACAGCTTCTTGGAGCAGATGGGAGTTAAAAGTGGAGACATCTTGGTGGGCATAAATGAAACCCCAATCACTATTACAAATTTTCGGGAGCCTATAGTGGCCACTCGCCAATGGAAACCGGGAATGGATGTTACATTCCTTATAAAAAGAGATGAAAAGGAAATAGTACTTAAAGGTAAAACAAATACTCCCTCGGTATCTGAATGGGAAATAGTAAAATCTGAAGCTACAGAAAATGGGAAGGTGGCACAATTGCGCAAATCTTGGTTAAAAGGGTAG
- a CDS encoding serine hydrolase domain-containing protein translates to MRTKTTSIALTFLVCLLVTDTHAQNAQKLAKLKLDLQVLIDSLQQINGLPGLTLSVILPSKQQLTLATGLADSLTLKPMEPTHRMLSGSNGKTLFIAAALILASQEYYDLDDKIEKFLKDEPWFYRLPNAHTITMRMLMNHTSGIEEYYGLGNFMELVKENPSRSFEPLETLEYVFDRAPLFPAGTDWGYADTNFILLGYILEKISGKTMYSLVEKHLLKPNKMVFTEPSTSQYLSKLATGYSRKGSPFPFEGEMVKEGLLVFNPQFEWMGGGFISNVKDLATWTKQLYNSRKIGEAMRAEMRTKVPAKTGKDHSYGLGIQIRPSTQYGDSYGHSGWFPGYLTDAVYFPKKDIAIAIQFNTDDLSQLKMSPYDYILTIVELVANHIQE, encoded by the coding sequence ATGAGAACCAAAACTACCTCCATTGCCCTGACTTTTCTAGTTTGTTTATTGGTAACTGACACCCATGCCCAAAACGCACAGAAGCTGGCAAAGTTAAAACTAGACTTGCAAGTTTTAATTGATTCGCTACAACAAATAAACGGTTTGCCAGGCCTCACGCTTTCGGTAATTCTTCCCTCTAAACAGCAACTTACCTTAGCCACTGGTCTTGCAGATTCATTAACATTAAAGCCAATGGAACCTACCCATAGAATGCTATCAGGCAGTAATGGCAAAACTCTATTTATTGCTGCAGCTTTGATTCTTGCTTCCCAGGAATACTATGATTTAGACGACAAAATTGAAAAATTTCTCAAGGATGAACCTTGGTTCTACCGACTTCCAAATGCCCACACCATTACCATGAGGATGTTAATGAATCATACTTCGGGCATAGAAGAATATTACGGATTGGGCAATTTTATGGAGTTGGTAAAAGAAAATCCTTCTCGCAGTTTTGAACCTCTTGAAACATTGGAATATGTTTTTGATAGAGCCCCACTGTTTCCCGCTGGCACTGACTGGGGTTATGCCGATACCAATTTTATCCTTTTGGGATACATCTTGGAAAAGATAAGCGGCAAGACCATGTATAGCCTGGTGGAAAAACACCTGTTGAAACCTAATAAAATGGTTTTCACCGAACCTTCAACCTCGCAATATTTGAGTAAGCTCGCCACAGGGTACAGCCGAAAGGGGAGTCCGTTTCCCTTTGAAGGGGAAATGGTAAAGGAAGGGCTACTTGTTTTTAACCCACAATTTGAATGGATGGGGGGAGGTTTTATTTCGAATGTAAAAGATTTGGCCACTTGGACAAAACAGCTTTACAATTCTAGGAAAATAGGGGAGGCAATGCGGGCGGAAATGCGAACTAAAGTCCCTGCAAAAACTGGCAAAGATCACAGTTATGGCCTCGGCATACAGATTAGGCCTTCTACGCAGTACGGTGATAGCTACGGCCATAGCGGTTGGTTTCCTGGGTATTTAACAGATGCGGTTTACTTCCCTAAAAAGGATATTGCAATTGCGATTCAATTCAATACCGATGACCTATCTCAATTAAAAATGTCCCCCTACGACTATATTTTAACTATTGTGGAACTGGTGGCAAACCACATTCAAGAATAA
- a CDS encoding C45 family autoproteolytic acyltransferase/hydolase: protein MVRFTFYLLMVILTLIGKVKAIAAPIDSLPVITLSGTPYERGVAHGQKLKEQIKQVYIKWKQNIEKETKHDPDSIISHFLKTSNYRQAIKKYTPEIWEEVEGLAAGSGQSINDVFAFQLIDEYWGYLDRLQHNSIDKDHCTAIGIAGNGNTPTLVAQNIDIDNFMNGYQVLLHIKEEKATPEQFIMSCAGFIGFAGMNNKNVAVVINALTDLNNSITGLPVTFVTRGILQQKAPHEALYFVQKVKHATGQNYLIGTPDKVYTFEASANQVVQFNPRDNNVVYHTNHSLTNHDVKPWMEEYHKRILSGQGKQTNSQTRFSSVERQLAAQALTLNAGNIKQILSSKENSQSPICVSYREEGVAFTFSSVIFSLGNRPMAEITMGPPDTNTYKKYFLENVR, encoded by the coding sequence ATGGTAAGATTCACTTTTTATCTCTTAATGGTTATCCTTACTTTAATCGGCAAGGTTAAGGCTATTGCAGCCCCAATAGATAGTTTGCCTGTAATTACTTTGTCCGGGACTCCTTATGAGAGAGGGGTAGCTCACGGTCAAAAGCTAAAAGAGCAAATTAAACAAGTTTATATAAAATGGAAACAGAACATTGAAAAGGAAACAAAACACGACCCAGATTCAATTATATCCCATTTTTTGAAAACCTCAAATTATCGCCAGGCCATAAAAAAATACACTCCCGAAATTTGGGAAGAGGTGGAAGGACTGGCAGCGGGTTCTGGACAATCAATAAACGATGTGTTTGCTTTTCAATTAATTGATGAATATTGGGGCTATTTAGATAGGCTTCAGCATAATTCCATAGATAAAGACCATTGTACTGCAATTGGAATAGCAGGTAATGGAAATACCCCTACCCTCGTAGCCCAAAACATCGATATTGACAACTTTATGAATGGCTATCAGGTGTTATTGCATATTAAAGAAGAAAAAGCAACACCCGAACAATTTATTATGAGCTGTGCTGGCTTTATAGGGTTTGCAGGCATGAATAACAAGAATGTTGCAGTAGTCATTAATGCCCTTACTGATTTGAATAATTCAATCACAGGTTTGCCTGTAACCTTTGTTACCAGAGGTATTCTTCAGCAAAAGGCACCCCATGAAGCCCTATATTTTGTGCAGAAGGTTAAACATGCTACAGGTCAAAATTATTTAATAGGTACCCCAGATAAGGTTTACACCTTTGAGGCTTCGGCAAATCAAGTGGTACAATTTAACCCCCGCGATAACAATGTGGTTTATCATACAAATCATTCCCTGACCAACCATGATGTAAAGCCTTGGATGGAAGAATATCACAAAAGAATTTTATCTGGGCAAGGGAAGCAGACCAATAGCCAGACCAGATTCTCAAGTGTGGAGCGGCAATTGGCCGCCCAGGCGCTAACACTAAACGCTGGGAATATTAAGCAGATCCTCAGTTCCAAAGAAAATTCTCAGTCTCCAATTTGTGTTAGTTATAGAGAAGAAGGTGTGGCATTTACGTTTAGTTCGGTAATTTTTAGCTTAGGCAACAGGCCTATGGCCGAAATTACAATGGGACCACCCGACACCAATACCTATAAAAAATATTTTTTGGAAAATGTGAGGTGA
- a CDS encoding LytR/AlgR family response regulator transcription factor, translating into MKTVIVDDEIFARKRILNLLKDIAEIEVVAECNNGSSAIETINNLQPELLFLDINIRDMDGFQVLENIVSDKKPLVIFVTAHDDFALKAFEFDAFDYLVKPFKEDRFYRTVKKVLAQQQLPTTSDFEAELRRIVETYGKRSNHYLQKLAIKQGNKTSLIATNTIKYIIASGVYAEIFTPEGKYLHRDSLSNLETQLDPEHFFRVHRSSIVNLEAVKEIVHSDFSEIDVRMEDNRLISVSKPLKKELMAKLGI; encoded by the coding sequence ATGAAAACTGTAATAGTTGACGATGAGATATTTGCGCGAAAACGCATATTAAATCTATTAAAAGACATCGCGGAAATTGAAGTAGTGGCGGAATGTAACAATGGAAGTTCGGCAATAGAGACCATTAACAATCTACAGCCGGAACTGCTTTTTCTCGACATCAACATCCGGGATATGGACGGCTTTCAAGTATTGGAAAATATTGTATCGGATAAAAAGCCGTTGGTGATTTTTGTTACAGCACATGATGATTTTGCCTTAAAAGCCTTTGAATTTGACGCTTTCGATTACTTGGTGAAACCCTTTAAGGAAGATAGGTTTTACAGAACGGTGAAGAAGGTATTGGCCCAACAACAGCTGCCAACAACTTCCGATTTTGAGGCCGAACTGCGACGTATCGTGGAAACATATGGCAAACGTTCCAACCATTATCTTCAAAAATTGGCCATAAAACAGGGTAACAAAACAAGCCTGATTGCTACCAACACCATTAAGTATATTATTGCTTCGGGGGTTTATGCCGAAATTTTCACGCCAGAGGGCAAGTACCTGCACCGGGATTCGCTCAGCAATTTGGAAACACAGTTGGACCCCGAGCATTTTTTTCGCGTGCATCGTTCCTCCATAGTAAATCTGGAGGCCGTAAAGGAAATAGTGCACAGCGATTTTTCAGAGATTGATGTGCGCATGGAGGACAATAGGTTAATAAGCGTAAGCAAACCGCTAAAAAAGGAGTTGATGGCGAAATTGGGTATTTAG
- a CDS encoding sensor histidine kinase — translation MKLRNYFKKYFDAELAIILAIFYLITICLNLIKVFSTAYLKGTPMLQGENFFFQIYVLDAITVVGIMFIIAMHTKRLILKRTSWRKILLFHFFLALILGVVIQFITDVYRLQVGLLNAFDFKKSLNVFLSVIDINFLVYFAMLFIIYTYYYFSIIRASEKQQSLLETQVVTARMNMLTSQLQPHFLFNTINCIIGLIDVDKRKAQETLVDLSTFFREVTKNSNVHFFTVAKEMEILSHYLGILKVRFPENLTIVEHIDPELLEEMIPAMVLQPLIENSINHGYENSTRPLLIEIAISKEGEFINITLKNDGPPITDFQSGKSTGVGISNLKLRLINLYGNRATFTLRNKADGCGVENILKIPLR, via the coding sequence ATGAAATTACGAAATTATTTCAAAAAATATTTTGATGCCGAACTGGCCATCATTCTGGCCATTTTTTACCTTATTACAATTTGCCTTAATCTGATAAAAGTATTTTCCACGGCCTATCTTAAAGGTACGCCCATGTTGCAGGGAGAGAATTTTTTCTTTCAGATTTACGTTTTGGACGCCATTACCGTTGTAGGGATTATGTTTATAATTGCGATGCACACCAAACGGTTGATCCTGAAGCGTACCTCCTGGCGTAAAATCTTATTGTTCCACTTTTTTTTAGCTTTAATACTTGGGGTGGTTATCCAATTTATAACCGATGTGTACCGTCTCCAGGTGGGTTTATTGAATGCATTTGATTTCAAAAAGAGCCTCAACGTTTTTTTAAGTGTAATCGACATCAATTTCTTGGTATATTTTGCCATGCTTTTTATTATCTATACCTACTATTATTTCAGTATAATCCGGGCGAGTGAAAAACAACAGAGTCTTTTGGAAACGCAAGTGGTTACCGCACGTATGAATATGCTTACCTCCCAACTGCAGCCCCATTTTTTGTTTAACACCATTAACTGTATAATAGGGTTGATAGATGTGGATAAAAGAAAGGCGCAGGAAACCTTGGTAGATCTAAGCACATTTTTTAGGGAAGTTACAAAAAACAGCAATGTCCACTTTTTTACGGTAGCCAAGGAAATGGAAATCTTAAGCCATTATCTTGGGATTTTAAAAGTGCGTTTTCCTGAGAATCTAACTATTGTGGAACATATTGATCCCGAACTTTTGGAGGAAATGATTCCCGCGATGGTCCTTCAACCTCTGATCGAGAATTCCATAAACCACGGGTATGAAAACTCCACCCGCCCGTTGCTGATTGAAATAGCGATTTCAAAGGAAGGGGAATTTATTAATATAACGTTAAAAAACGACGGTCCTCCGATTACTGATTTTCAATCGGGCAAAAGTACAGGCGTAGGTATTTCAAATTTAAAATTGCGTTTAATTAATCTTTACGGGAATAGGGCTACCTTTACGCTAAGGAATAAGGCCGATGGATGTGGGGTAGAAAATATTCTAAAAATTCCGTTACGGTAG